A genomic window from Silene latifolia isolate original U9 population chromosome Y, ASM4854445v1, whole genome shotgun sequence includes:
- the LOC141630644 gene encoding uncharacterized protein LOC141630644, translated as MRGPNLTNDERHRIGCYLFENSSNGKPNRGSMNILAAKYQVDRRTTFDIWTVAKRQREHGEMLQLNSKLKGKKGRPTLEVPVERILAISLGDRGSMKIFGAAIGVSAGTIFNWVKQRKIRSHTSALHPALTEENKFQRLYFALSKLSYDRISCSLKFKEMSNIIHIDEKWFYITDDQAKFYLLMEEDTPYRACKSKSFITKVMFMAAVSRPIYDGNGNLVLMVTKDMLLNKVIPAIKSKWPESMSKNIIMKQDNARPHIKNDDLDFRMAATSNGFNISLTQQPANSPDLNVLDLGFFRSIQSLQEKKRAQTVDKLVSNVLEAWDDEPAQCIDDVWLSLQECMLEIMDRKGQNDYKVPHLKKNAQRLAGTLPRNLTADEVKVRECINHLHEAGRDAGLEEITTPLALTHPL; from the exons ATGAGAGGGCCAAATCTCACAAATGATGAAAGACACAGAATAGGGTGCTATTTATTTGAAAATAGCAGTAATGGCAAGCCAAATAGAGGCTCTATGAACATACTTGCAGCAAAGTATCAGGTTGATAGAAGAACAACATTTGACATATGGACAGTTGCAAAACGTCAAAGAGAACATGGTGAGATGTTGCAGCTAAATTCCAAACTCAAGGGAAAAAAAGGCAGGCCAACTTTAGAAGTTCCAGTTGAGAGAATTTTAGCAATAAGCTTGGGAGATAGGGGATCAATGAAAATATTTGGGGCAGCTATTGGAGTATCAGCAGGTACAATTTTTAATTGGGTTAAACAACGCAAAATTAGAAGCCACACATCAGCCTTGCACCCAGCTCTAACTGAAGAGAATAAGTTTCAAAGACTCTATTTTGCTCTTTCTAAATTAAGTTATGATAGGATATCATGTTCTTTAAAATTCAAAGAAATGTCAAATATCATTCATATAGACGAGAAATGGTTTTATATCACAGACGACCAAGCAAAGTTTTATCTTCTCATGGAAGAAGACACTCCTTATAGGGCATGTAAAAGTAAAAGTTTCATTACAAAAGTTATGTTTATGGCAGCAGTTTCTAGACCAATATATGATGGGAATGGTAACCTTGTTTTGATG GTGACCAAGGATATGCTACTAAACAAAGTAATTCCAGCAATTAAAAGCAAGTGGCCAGAATCAATGAGCAAGAACATCATTATGAAACAAGACAATGCACGGCCACATATAAAGAATGATGATCTAGATTTTAGGATGGCAGCCACGTCAAATGGTTTCAATATTAGTTTGACTCAACAACCAGCAAACTCCCCTGATCTTAATGTGTTAGATTTAGGATTCTTTAGATCAATTCAGTCACTCCAAGAAAAGAAAAGGGCACAAACAGTTGATAAGTTGGTGTCTAATGTTTTAGAAGCTTGGGATGATGAACCAGCCCAATGTATAGATGACGTTTGGTTAAGTCTACAAGAATGTATGTTGGAGATAATGGACAGGAAGGGGCAGAATGATTATAAGGTTCCACACTTGAAAAAAAATGCACAGAGACTTGCTGGGACATTGCCAAGAAACCTTACTGCTGATGAAGTTAAAGTTAGGGAGTGTATTAACCATCTACATGAAGCAGGCAGGGATGCGGGCTTAGAAGAAATAACTACACCACTTGCTCTAACTCATCCCTTATAG